The proteins below are encoded in one region of Streptomyces marianii:
- a CDS encoding TetR family transcriptional regulator, translated as MSHTVGIRRAQKLKTRQALLDAALRLLEHQSLSSLGLRELTRAVGVAPTAFYRHFADVAELGVALVEETLGSLHGLIGAILAETGDAEVRIARTVDLIARHVQEQPAHFRFIARERHGGVGPVRAAIAAQLDAFTEEVAAALGREPVSAGWSEEDLRMLAGVYVEHMVMTASAFLAAQEAGGSGAPEGPGEEQVARTARDRLRLVSLGRLHWAERATGR; from the coding sequence ATGAGTCACACCGTCGGCATCCGCCGGGCCCAGAAGCTGAAGACCCGTCAGGCACTGCTGGACGCCGCGCTGCGGCTACTGGAGCACCAGAGCCTGAGCAGTCTCGGACTGCGCGAGCTGACACGGGCGGTGGGCGTGGCGCCGACGGCGTTCTACCGGCACTTCGCGGATGTGGCGGAGCTCGGTGTGGCCCTGGTCGAGGAGACACTGGGCAGTCTGCACGGGCTGATCGGGGCGATTCTCGCGGAGACCGGTGACGCCGAGGTGCGGATCGCGCGGACCGTGGACCTCATCGCCCGTCACGTCCAAGAGCAGCCGGCCCACTTCCGCTTCATCGCCCGTGAGCGGCACGGCGGCGTCGGGCCGGTGCGCGCGGCGATCGCCGCCCAACTCGACGCCTTCACCGAGGAGGTGGCGGCGGCGCTCGGGCGCGAGCCGGTGTCGGCGGGCTGGAGCGAGGAGGATCTGCGCATGCTGGCGGGCGTGTACGTGGAGCACATGGTGATGACGGCCTCGGCCTTCCTCGCGGCCCAGGAGGCCGGCGGGTCCGGCGCCCCCGAGGGGCCCGGCGAGGAACAGGTCGCCCGCACCGCCCGCGACCGGCTCCGGCTGGTGTCGCTCGGCCGCCTCCACTGGGCGGAACGCGCCACCGGACGCTGA
- a CDS encoding N-acetylmuramoyl-L-alanine amidase, which yields MGGRKAQRGVARRAVLIGGGAALVGAGVVAQDELRRLWWRLPGMEKKRVEGELDHAGAVWTAASRANWRRADRPDDYTIDRVVIHVVQGSYRTALRVFKDPGHGAAAHYVVGKDGRVAQMIRELDVAFHAGNRDVNERSIGIEHEGFVDRPEDFTDAMYASSARLTAGICARYGIPVDREHIIGHVEVPGTDHTDPGPHWDWDRYLPMVRQALAARPSPGTTTAGAASDGVRRDGANVA from the coding sequence ATGGGCGGCAGGAAGGCGCAGCGCGGCGTCGCCAGGCGGGCCGTGCTGATCGGTGGCGGGGCCGCGCTGGTCGGGGCGGGCGTGGTGGCCCAGGACGAGCTGCGGCGGCTGTGGTGGCGGCTGCCCGGTATGGAGAAGAAGCGGGTGGAGGGGGAGCTGGACCACGCGGGCGCGGTGTGGACGGCGGCCTCCCGGGCGAACTGGCGTCGGGCCGACCGGCCCGACGACTACACGATCGACCGGGTCGTGATCCATGTCGTCCAGGGCAGCTACCGGACGGCCCTGAGGGTGTTCAAGGACCCCGGGCACGGCGCCGCCGCGCACTACGTGGTGGGCAAGGACGGGCGGGTCGCGCAGATGATCCGCGAACTCGACGTAGCCTTCCACGCTGGCAACCGGGACGTGAACGAGCGGAGCATCGGCATCGAGCACGAGGGCTTCGTCGACCGCCCCGAGGACTTCACGGACGCGATGTACGCCTCGTCGGCACGGCTGACGGCCGGCATATGCGCGCGGTACGGGATCCCCGTGGACCGGGAGCACATCATCGGCCATGTCGAGGTGCCCGGGACCGACCACACGGACCCGGGCCCGCACTGGGACTGGGACCGGTACCTGCCGATGGTGCGGCAGGCGCTGGCCGCCCGGCCGTCGCCCGGCACGACGACGGCCGGTGCCGCGTCAGACGGCGTTCGCCGCGACGGGGCGAACGTCGCCTGA
- the mnmA gene encoding tRNA 2-thiouridine(34) synthase MnmA: protein MTETRQRPLRVLAAMSGGVDSAVAAARAAEAGHDVTGVHLALSANPQSFRTGARGCCTIEDSRDARRAADVIGIPFYVWDLAERFREDVVEDFVAEYEAGRTPNPCLRCNEKIKFAALLDKALALGFDAVCTGHYATVVVREDGGRELHRASDMAKDQSYVLGVLDERQLAHAMFPLGDTLTTKDEIRAEAERRGLAVAKKPDSHDICFIADGDTQGFLAGRLGRAEGDIVDESGTKLGTHDGAYGFTIGQRKGLRIGHPAPDGKPRYVLDISPVSNTVTVGPAEALEVSALTAVKPRWCGSAPVGPGTYTAQLRAHGGETEVSAELVDGELRVAFAEPVRGVAPGQAIVLYDGTRVVGSATIAATTRRQSSVTA from the coding sequence ATGACTGAGACACGCCAGCGTCCCCTCCGCGTCCTCGCCGCCATGTCCGGCGGCGTGGACTCCGCCGTCGCCGCCGCACGGGCCGCCGAAGCGGGCCACGACGTGACCGGAGTGCATCTGGCGCTCTCGGCGAACCCGCAGTCGTTCCGCACCGGCGCGCGCGGCTGCTGCACGATCGAGGACTCCCGCGACGCCCGCCGCGCCGCGGACGTCATCGGCATCCCCTTCTACGTCTGGGACCTCGCCGAGCGGTTCCGCGAGGACGTGGTGGAGGACTTCGTCGCAGAGTACGAGGCGGGCCGCACCCCCAACCCCTGCCTGCGCTGCAACGAGAAGATCAAGTTCGCGGCCCTGCTCGACAAGGCGCTCGCCCTGGGATTCGACGCCGTGTGCACGGGCCATTACGCGACCGTGGTCGTGCGCGAGGACGGCGGCCGTGAACTGCACCGCGCCAGCGACATGGCCAAGGACCAGTCCTATGTGCTCGGCGTGCTCGACGAGCGGCAGCTCGCCCACGCCATGTTCCCGCTGGGCGACACCCTCACCACCAAGGACGAGATCCGCGCGGAGGCCGAGCGGCGCGGACTGGCCGTGGCCAAGAAGCCCGACAGCCACGACATCTGCTTCATCGCCGACGGCGACACCCAGGGCTTCCTCGCCGGGCGGCTCGGCCGGGCCGAGGGAGACATCGTCGACGAGTCCGGCACCAAGCTGGGCACCCACGACGGCGCCTACGGCTTCACCATCGGCCAGCGCAAGGGCCTGCGCATCGGCCACCCCGCGCCCGACGGCAAGCCGCGCTACGTCCTGGACATCTCGCCGGTGAGCAACACGGTCACCGTCGGCCCGGCCGAGGCCCTGGAGGTCTCCGCGCTCACCGCGGTCAAGCCCCGCTGGTGCGGCTCGGCGCCCGTCGGCCCCGGCACGTACACGGCGCAGCTGCGCGCCCACGGCGGCGAGACGGAGGTCTCGGCCGAGCTGGTGGACGGCGAGCTGCGGGTGGCGTTCGCGGAACCCGTGCGCGGGGTC
- a CDS encoding trimeric intracellular cation channel family protein, whose amino-acid sequence MLQELFTPSVQHALDLAGIFVFAISGALLAVRKNFDVFGIAVLAEVTALGGGLFRDLVIGAVPPAAFTDLGYFLMPLVAAVLVFFLHPEVERIQGSVNVFDAAGLGLFAVTGTTKAYEYGLGLTASATLGLATAVGGGVLRDVLANEVPSLLRWDRDLYAVPAIVGATMVVLFIRFEMLNGLTSGLAVLMAFFMRLLAMRFHWRAPRAWNRRSSATEPGNEGFGKATA is encoded by the coding sequence GTGCTCCAGGAACTGTTCACCCCCTCCGTCCAACACGCCCTCGACCTCGCCGGCATCTTCGTCTTCGCCATCTCCGGCGCCCTGCTCGCCGTGCGGAAGAACTTCGACGTCTTCGGCATCGCGGTGCTCGCCGAGGTCACCGCACTGGGCGGCGGGCTGTTCCGCGATCTGGTCATCGGTGCCGTACCCCCCGCCGCGTTCACGGACCTCGGGTACTTCCTGATGCCGCTCGTGGCGGCGGTGCTGGTCTTCTTCCTCCACCCCGAGGTCGAGCGGATCCAGGGCTCGGTCAACGTCTTCGACGCCGCCGGGCTGGGCCTGTTCGCCGTCACCGGCACGACCAAGGCGTACGAGTACGGCCTCGGCCTGACCGCCTCCGCGACCCTCGGGCTCGCGACGGCGGTCGGCGGCGGTGTACTGCGTGACGTCCTCGCGAACGAGGTGCCGTCGCTGCTGCGCTGGGACCGCGATCTGTACGCCGTTCCCGCGATCGTGGGTGCCACGATGGTCGTCCTCTTCATCCGCTTCGAGATGCTCAACGGGCTGACCAGCGGGCTTGCCGTCCTTATGGCCTTCTTCATGCGTCTGCTGGCGATGCGGTTCCACTGGCGGGCGCCACGCGCCTGGAACCGGAGGTCGAGTGCGACCGAGCCCGGGAACGAGGGTTTTGGCAAAGCTACCGCTTAG
- a CDS encoding ABC transporter ATP-binding protein — MSLLELDGVKVHFPVKKGILFDRTVGHVYAVDGISLSVEAGQTYGLVGESGCGKTTLGRAVLRLVDVTDGKVVLDGTDVAKLSEKQLRGFRRRLQMVFQDPLGSLNPRQNIESILSEGMAAHGIGANDKERREKIKEILAKVGLPGNALSRYPHEFSGGQRQRIGIARALVLEPDVIICDEPVSALDVSIQAQVINLLEELQESMGLTYLVIAHDLAVVRHISDVIGVMYLGSLVEEAPSDALYEEPKHPYTRALMSAVPVPDPEVEDRRERILLLGDLPSPANPPAGCRFHTRCPWKQDTLCATERPELKDLGGGHKVACHFAAEIAAGEIARTSGEVVPAVREGVEDVDPEGVATSGSVAEAHDDAADAVHTAEAGEIAVPSPRGENADAVADAAEASGAAEVPEAPAGAADADAAEASDGGPGKLDKDGPVKLDKADEASEGKASEAPAGK; from the coding sequence ATGAGCCTGCTCGAACTCGACGGAGTGAAGGTCCACTTCCCCGTCAAGAAGGGCATCCTCTTCGACCGCACGGTCGGGCACGTCTACGCCGTGGACGGCATCTCGCTGTCCGTCGAAGCCGGCCAGACGTACGGGCTCGTCGGCGAGTCCGGCTGCGGCAAGACCACGCTCGGGCGCGCGGTGCTGCGGCTCGTCGACGTCACGGACGGCAAGGTCGTCCTCGACGGCACGGACGTGGCGAAGCTGTCCGAGAAGCAGCTGCGCGGCTTCCGCCGCCGGCTCCAGATGGTGTTCCAGGATCCGCTGGGCAGCCTCAACCCCCGGCAGAACATCGAGTCGATCCTGTCGGAGGGCATGGCCGCGCACGGCATCGGCGCGAACGACAAGGAGCGCCGGGAGAAGATCAAGGAGATCCTGGCCAAGGTCGGTCTCCCGGGCAACGCGCTCTCCCGCTACCCACACGAGTTCTCGGGCGGCCAGCGCCAGCGGATCGGCATCGCACGGGCCCTCGTCCTGGAGCCGGACGTGATCATCTGCGACGAGCCCGTCTCGGCACTGGACGTCTCCATCCAGGCACAGGTCATCAACCTGCTGGAGGAACTCCAGGAGTCGATGGGCCTGACGTATCTCGTCATCGCCCACGACCTCGCCGTCGTCCGGCACATCTCCGACGTCATCGGGGTCATGTACCTCGGTTCACTCGTGGAGGAGGCCCCGAGCGACGCGCTGTACGAGGAGCCGAAGCACCCGTACACCAGGGCGCTGATGTCGGCGGTGCCGGTGCCGGACCCTGAGGTCGAGGACCGTCGCGAGCGCATTCTGCTGCTGGGGGACCTGCCGTCCCCCGCGAACCCGCCCGCGGGCTGCCGCTTCCACACGCGCTGCCCGTGGAAGCAGGACACGCTGTGCGCCACCGAGCGGCCCGAGCTCAAGGACCTCGGGGGCGGCCACAAGGTGGCGTGCCACTTCGCGGCCGAGATCGCGGCGGGCGAGATCGCCCGAACCTCGGGCGAGGTCGTCCCGGCGGTCCGTGAGGGCGTCGAGGACGTCGACCCGGAGGGCGTCGCCACCTCGGGGTCGGTGGCCGAGGCCCATGACGACGCGGCCGACGCGGTGCACACGGCCGAGGCAGGCGAGATCGCCGTGCCTTCGCCGCGTGGCGAGAACGCAGACGCCGTCGCCGACGCCGCGGAGGCGTCCGGGGCGGCCGAGGTTCCCGAGGCGCCCGCCGGTGCGGCCGACGCCGATGCCGCCGAGGCGTCCGACGGCGGGCCCGGCAAGCTCGACAAGGACGGGCCCGTCAAGCTCGACAAGGCGGACGAGGCTTCCGAAGGGAAGGCCTCGGAGGCTCCCGCGGGCAAGTAG
- a CDS encoding ABC transporter ATP-binding protein: MPLLDVDELTVTFGGRDRRDVQAVNGVSFSVDEGQVVGLVGESGCGKSVTSLALMGLLPRKGVTLGGRADFDGADLLTMSPGRIRDLRGSKLAMIFQDPLSSLNPVIPIGVQVTEILRRHRGMKGEAARKEAAHLLDRVGIPDPDRRLKEYPHQLSGGMRQRALIAMAVACAPRLLIADEPTTALDVTIQAQILELLKELVDQEGTALLMITHDLGVVAGLCDQVNVLYAGKVVESSGRRELFAHPTHPYTHGLLGSIPRLDAPRGEPLNPIRGSINDQIAWADGCAFAPRCDRYEMGCLTGTPQLTEPREAGHEARCVNPVLATTEVPA; encoded by the coding sequence ATGCCACTGCTCGATGTGGACGAACTCACCGTCACCTTCGGCGGACGCGACCGCAGGGACGTCCAGGCCGTCAACGGGGTCTCCTTCTCCGTGGACGAGGGGCAGGTCGTCGGACTCGTCGGCGAGTCGGGCTGCGGAAAGTCCGTCACCTCGCTCGCCCTGATGGGCCTCCTCCCGCGCAAGGGCGTGACTCTCGGCGGGCGGGCCGACTTCGACGGCGCCGACCTGCTGACGATGAGCCCCGGCAGGATCCGGGACCTGCGCGGCAGCAAGCTTGCGATGATCTTCCAGGACCCGCTGTCCTCCCTGAACCCGGTCATCCCGATCGGCGTCCAGGTGACCGAGATCCTCCGGCGCCACCGCGGCATGAAGGGCGAGGCCGCCCGCAAGGAGGCCGCGCACCTGCTGGACCGCGTCGGCATCCCCGACCCGGACCGGCGGCTGAAGGAGTACCCGCACCAGCTCTCCGGCGGTATGCGGCAGCGCGCGCTGATCGCCATGGCGGTGGCGTGCGCGCCCCGGCTGCTCATCGCCGACGAGCCCACCACCGCGCTCGACGTCACCATCCAGGCGCAGATCCTCGAACTGCTCAAGGAACTCGTCGACCAGGAGGGCACCGCCCTGCTGATGATCACCCATGACCTGGGTGTCGTCGCCGGGCTCTGCGACCAGGTGAACGTGCTGTACGCGGGCAAGGTCGTCGAATCCTCGGGGCGGCGGGAGCTGTTCGCGCACCCGACGCATCCGTACACCCACGGGCTGCTCGGTTCCATCCCGCGGCTCGACGCCCCGCGCGGCGAGCCGCTGAACCCCATCCGCGGGTCCATCAACGACCAGATCGCCTGGGCCGACGGCTGCGCCTTCGCGCCCCGCTGCGACCGCTACGAGATGGGCTGCCTGACCGGCACGCCCCAACTGACCGAACCCCGCGAGGCCGGACACGAGGCCCGCTGCGTCAACCCGGTCCTGGCCACGACGGAGGTCCCGGCATGA
- a CDS encoding thioesterase family protein, which yields MAQVAQATIGDSEFDRDTAVTLRDTGVPGVYDAELSAGWTIINAVNGGYLLALLGRALGEALPHPDPFTVSAHYLSPSAPGPAVIRTETIRTGRTLSTGQASLLQYAEDGTEAERIRVLATYGDLDALPGDVRTTALPPAIPAYQDCLGPSDGPAPAIPGSSAITERLDIKLDPATVGWAVGAPSGRGEVRGWFGLADGRDADPLSLLLTVDALPPTAFELGLKGWTPTVELTTHIRCRPAPGPLRVSITTRNLAGGFLEEDAEVWDSADRLVAQSRQLAKVPLSHG from the coding sequence ATGGCACAGGTGGCACAGGCAACCATCGGTGACAGCGAGTTCGACCGCGACACCGCTGTCACCCTCCGGGACACCGGCGTACCCGGCGTCTACGACGCGGAGCTCTCCGCGGGCTGGACGATCATCAACGCCGTCAACGGCGGCTATCTGCTGGCGCTGCTCGGGCGCGCCCTCGGGGAGGCCCTTCCGCACCCCGACCCGTTCACGGTCTCGGCGCACTACCTCAGCCCCTCCGCGCCCGGCCCCGCGGTGATCCGGACCGAGACGATCCGCACCGGACGCACGCTCTCCACCGGCCAGGCCTCCCTCCTCCAGTACGCGGAGGACGGCACCGAAGCCGAGCGCATCCGTGTGCTCGCCACCTACGGCGACCTGGACGCGCTGCCCGGCGACGTCCGGACGACCGCACTGCCTCCGGCCATCCCGGCCTACCAGGACTGCCTCGGCCCGAGCGACGGTCCGGCGCCCGCCATCCCGGGCTCCTCGGCCATCACCGAGCGGCTGGACATCAAGCTCGACCCCGCCACCGTCGGCTGGGCGGTCGGGGCACCCTCGGGAAGAGGGGAGGTGCGGGGCTGGTTCGGACTTGCCGACGGCCGCGACGCCGACCCGCTCTCGCTGCTGCTCACGGTCGACGCGCTCCCGCCGACCGCGTTCGAGCTGGGCCTGAAGGGCTGGACGCCGACCGTCGAGCTCACCACCCACATCCGCTGCCGCCCGGCGCCGGGGCCGCTGCGCGTCTCCATCACCACCCGCAACCTCGCAGGCGGCTTCCTGGAGGAGGACGCCGAGGTCTGGGACAGCGCGGACCGGCTGGTCGCCCAGTCCCGCCAGTTGGCGAAGGTGCCGCTCTCGCACGGCTGA
- a CDS encoding DUF4190 domain-containing protein, with translation MELTSPARRFTGTRDADGMAVASFVLGLVGLLVMNIVLGPVAVVLAGLALWRGTARRGRALLGLALGVADLFVLAVLVVGDGVVVWSPVG, from the coding sequence GTGGAACTCACCTCACCCGCCCGCCGGTTCACCGGCACGCGCGACGCCGACGGCATGGCCGTCGCGTCGTTCGTCCTCGGACTGGTCGGGCTGCTCGTGATGAACATCGTGCTCGGCCCCGTCGCCGTCGTCCTCGCCGGCCTCGCGCTGTGGCGCGGAACCGCCCGGCGCGGACGGGCCCTGCTGGGGCTGGCGCTCGGCGTCGCCGACCTCTTCGTCCTCGCCGTGCTCGTCGTGGGCGACGGCGTCGTCGTCTGGAGTCCGGTCGGCTGA
- a CDS encoding ABC transporter permease has product MLRLVVRRLLQLVPTLLGLSVLLFIWLNRLPGGPASAILGERATEAEVARINRALGLDQPLYVQYGRFLKRIFELDLGTSTQTGQPVWDEFVLRFPATVELGVAAMLIAVAVGIPLGYLAARKRGGWLDVASVSGSLVGICIPVFFLALILKGIFAVNLGLFPSYGRMATGLDATSVTGFAVLDGVLTGEFDASWDAIMHLVLPALALSSIPLAVIVRMTRASVLEVLGEDYVRTAESKGLERKTVRGRHILRNALLPVVTTVGLLTGSLLSGAVLTESVFSFGGIGSFIRNAIDARDYPVLVGFIMFIAMVYVLINLLVDLAYSVIDPRVRVH; this is encoded by the coding sequence GTGTTGCGACTCGTCGTACGACGACTGCTACAGCTGGTACCCACCCTGCTCGGCCTGTCGGTTCTGCTCTTCATCTGGCTGAACCGGCTGCCCGGCGGACCCGCCTCAGCGATCCTGGGCGAGCGGGCGACCGAAGCCGAAGTGGCACGCATCAACCGGGCGCTCGGACTCGACCAGCCGCTCTACGTCCAGTACGGACGCTTCCTCAAGCGCATCTTCGAACTCGACCTCGGCACCTCGACCCAGACGGGGCAGCCGGTGTGGGACGAGTTCGTCCTCCGCTTCCCGGCGACGGTCGAACTCGGCGTCGCCGCCATGCTGATCGCCGTGGCGGTCGGCATTCCGCTCGGCTACCTGGCCGCCCGCAAGCGCGGCGGCTGGCTCGACGTGGCATCCGTCTCCGGATCGCTCGTAGGTATCTGCATCCCGGTCTTCTTCCTCGCCCTGATCCTCAAGGGCATCTTCGCCGTCAATCTCGGTCTCTTCCCGAGCTACGGCCGGATGGCAACGGGCCTCGACGCGACCAGCGTGACCGGCTTCGCCGTCCTCGACGGCGTCCTCACCGGGGAGTTCGACGCCTCATGGGACGCGATCATGCACCTGGTGCTGCCCGCGCTCGCCCTCTCCTCCATCCCGCTCGCCGTCATCGTGCGCATGACCCGCGCCAGCGTGCTGGAGGTCCTCGGCGAGGACTACGTCCGCACGGCCGAGTCCAAGGGCCTGGAGCGGAAGACCGTCCGGGGCCGCCACATCCTGCGCAACGCGCTGCTGCCCGTGGTCACCACGGTCGGTCTGCTCACCGGAAGCCTGCTGTCGGGCGCCGTGCTCACGGAGTCGGTGTTCTCCTTCGGCGGCATCGGCTCCTTCATCCGGAACGCGATCGACGCCCGTGACTACCCGGTGCTCGTGGGCTTCATCATGTTCATCGCGATGGTGTACGTCCTGATCAACCTGCTGGTGGACCTGGCGTACAGCGTCATCGATCCGAGGGTGCGGGTGCACTGA
- a CDS encoding ABC transporter permease, translating to MSLAATKTSKIDRLAELTAKTETSSGASLWREAFRRLRSSKMAIIGAIVIAVFVVVAVVGPWFAPYTPTAQTWRGEVFPNQGRFVGARGENWLGLDHLGRDLFSRMLVGSRQTLLVGVVSMLIGLTVGALVGALSGAAATLGGRAGQRLDDVIMRVTDIMLAMPSLLLAVSVAAVMGQSLTTVMIAVGVVQIPIFARLLRGSMLAQGGKDYVLAARSLGIRKRRIVLTQIMPNSLSPVIVQATLSLATAIIEAAALSYLGLGNPDPAVPEWGVMLSQAQRFFDNAPMMSMYPAVAIIITALGFTLLGEAMREALDPKLRG from the coding sequence ATGAGCCTGGCTGCTACCAAGACATCGAAGATCGACCGGCTCGCGGAGCTCACCGCGAAGACCGAGACGTCGAGCGGCGCGAGCCTCTGGCGGGAGGCCTTCCGCCGGCTGCGCTCCAGCAAGATGGCGATCATCGGCGCGATCGTCATCGCCGTGTTCGTCGTGGTCGCGGTCGTGGGTCCGTGGTTCGCCCCGTACACCCCGACGGCCCAGACCTGGCGCGGTGAGGTCTTCCCCAACCAGGGCAGGTTCGTCGGCGCTCGCGGCGAGAACTGGCTCGGCCTGGACCACCTGGGCCGCGACCTGTTCTCCCGCATGCTCGTGGGCTCCCGGCAGACCCTGCTGGTCGGCGTGGTCTCGATGCTCATCGGCCTGACCGTCGGCGCCCTCGTAGGCGCGCTGTCAGGGGCCGCGGCGACGCTCGGAGGCCGCGCGGGACAGCGCCTCGACGACGTCATCATGCGTGTCACCGACATCATGCTGGCGATGCCTTCGCTGCTGCTCGCCGTGTCCGTCGCCGCCGTGATGGGACAGTCGCTGACCACGGTGATGATCGCCGTCGGTGTGGTGCAGATCCCCATCTTCGCCCGGCTGCTGCGCGGTTCGATGCTCGCCCAGGGAGGCAAGGACTACGTGCTGGCCGCGCGGTCCCTCGGCATCCGCAAGCGGCGCATCGTGCTCACCCAGATCATGCCCAACTCGCTGAGCCCGGTGATCGTCCAGGCGACCCTGAGCCTCGCCACCGCCATCATCGAGGCCGCGGCGCTGTCGTACCTGGGCCTCGGCAACCCCGACCCGGCCGTTCCGGAGTGGGGTGTGATGCTCTCGCAGGCGCAGCGCTTCTTCGACAACGCTCCGATGATGTCGATGTACCCGGCGGTCGCCATCATCATCACCGCCCTCGGCTTCACCCTGCTCGGCGAGGCCATGCGCGAAGCCCTCGACCCGAAGCTGCGAGGTTGA
- a CDS encoding cysteine desulfurase family protein — MAYLDHAATTPMLPEAIEAMTAQLAVTGNASSLHAAGRRARRTVEEAREALAEALGARPSEVVLTSGGTEADNLAVKGLYWARRANDPRRTRVLASPVEHHAVLDAVHWLAEHEGANVEYLPVDGHGRVHPEAFREALEREPSDVALATVMWANNEIGTVMPVRRLADIAAEFGVPLHSDAVQAVGQLDVDFAASGLAAMTVSGHKVGGPYGIGALLLGREHTPVPVLHGGGQERHVRSGTLDVPAVAAFAVAGRIATERREDFAREIGGLRDRLVGAVLDAVPDAILGGDPADRLPANAHFTFPGCEGDSLLLLLDAQGIECSTGSACTAGVAQPSHVLLATGTDPDLARGTLRFSLGHTSTEEDVEAVAKAIGPAVERARTAGLS; from the coding sequence ATGGCTTACCTCGACCACGCCGCGACCACTCCGATGCTTCCGGAGGCGATCGAGGCGATGACCGCCCAGCTCGCCGTCACCGGCAACGCCTCGTCGTTGCACGCAGCGGGCCGCAGGGCCCGCCGTACCGTCGAGGAGGCCCGCGAGGCCCTCGCCGAGGCGCTCGGGGCGCGCCCCAGCGAGGTCGTCCTCACCTCCGGCGGCACCGAGGCGGACAACCTGGCCGTCAAGGGCCTCTACTGGGCCCGCCGCGCCAACGACCCGCGCCGCACCCGCGTACTCGCCAGTCCGGTCGAGCACCACGCCGTCCTCGACGCCGTGCACTGGCTCGCCGAGCACGAGGGCGCGAACGTCGAATACCTTCCGGTCGACGGCCACGGCCGGGTGCATCCGGAGGCGTTCCGGGAAGCCCTCGAACGTGAACCCTCGGACGTGGCGCTCGCCACCGTCATGTGGGCCAACAACGAGATCGGCACCGTCATGCCGGTCCGCCGACTCGCCGACATCGCCGCCGAGTTCGGTGTGCCGCTGCACTCCGACGCGGTGCAGGCCGTCGGGCAGCTCGACGTCGACTTCGCCGCCTCCGGCCTGGCCGCGATGACCGTCAGCGGCCACAAGGTCGGCGGCCCCTACGGCATCGGCGCGCTGCTGCTGGGCCGCGAGCACACGCCAGTGCCCGTGCTGCACGGCGGCGGCCAGGAACGCCACGTGCGCTCCGGGACGCTGGACGTCCCCGCCGTCGCCGCCTTCGCGGTGGCCGGCCGGATCGCCACCGAGCGCCGCGAGGACTTCGCCCGCGAGATCGGCGGCCTGCGCGACCGGCTCGTCGGCGCCGTCCTCGACGCCGTGCCCGACGCGATCCTCGGGGGCGACCCGGCCGACCGGCTCCCGGCCAACGCCCACTTCACGTTCCCCGGCTGCGAGGGCGACTCGCTGCTGCTGCTCCTGGACGCCCAGGGCATCGAGTGCTCCACCGGCTCGGCCTGCACGGCGGGCGTCGCCCAGCCCAGCCACGTCCTCCTCGCCACCGGCACCGATCCGGACCTGGCCCGCGGCACGCTCCGCTTCAGCCTCGGCCACACCTCCACCGAGGAGGACGTCGAAGCCGTCGCCAAGGCGATCGGACCCGCCGTGGAGCGTGCCCGCACGGCGGGGCTCAGCTAG